One part of the Candidatus Eremiobacterota bacterium genome encodes these proteins:
- a CDS encoding cell division protein FtsI, with protein MVDRAIARLGAIFVGLFLLLALRQVWLQVIAGPKLAANQYNPRHAQIAQGRGSILASDGTPLAVSHGAHRVYPQGALTAQAVGYASSRYGTAGLEDAFDRVLTAHTDAVDPLTQLRQIFAGTHGAPRGADVVTTLDLSVQKALVAGLSQHARAAGIVMDPRTGAVLALASVPSYDPNQLDALWPTLSRDPASPLLDRSTGGLYPPGSTFKIFTASVALDAGVVTPQSTFSDYGGLTIGDFTVHNDEEETTGTQDLAGAFALSSNVDFAQIALKIGVDRWFEYARKFGLGQPVAFDLPVSRDRLPAKKDVYAGILAQLGFGQASLLVTPMRMGLIGATIADEGTTPRPYLVRRIAGTQTALATGPETLAQPISADTAHEVRDLMIQVVKRGTGTAAQLPGVTVAGKTGTATNPHGRSHAWFVAFAPAEAPRVAVAIVIENVGYGGTYAAPIARDVLRVALARSRR; from the coding sequence TTGGTTGATCGGGCGATCGCGCGCTTGGGCGCGATCTTCGTCGGGCTGTTCCTCCTGCTCGCGTTGCGGCAGGTGTGGCTGCAGGTGATCGCGGGGCCGAAGCTCGCCGCGAACCAGTACAATCCGCGGCACGCGCAGATCGCGCAAGGGCGGGGCTCGATCCTCGCCTCCGACGGAACGCCGCTCGCGGTGAGCCACGGCGCGCACCGCGTCTACCCGCAGGGCGCGCTCACCGCGCAGGCCGTCGGCTACGCGTCCTCGCGCTATGGCACCGCCGGGCTCGAGGACGCCTTCGACCGCGTCCTGACCGCGCACACCGACGCGGTCGATCCGCTCACGCAGCTGCGCCAGATCTTCGCCGGAACGCACGGCGCGCCGCGCGGCGCCGACGTCGTCACCACCCTCGACCTCAGCGTGCAGAAAGCGCTCGTTGCCGGGCTTTCGCAGCACGCGCGCGCCGCGGGAATCGTGATGGACCCGCGTACCGGCGCGGTCCTCGCACTCGCTTCGGTCCCCTCGTACGATCCGAACCAGCTCGACGCGCTCTGGCCCACGCTGAGCCGCGATCCGGCCTCACCGCTGCTCGACCGCTCGACCGGCGGACTGTACCCGCCCGGCTCGACCTTCAAGATCTTCACCGCCTCGGTCGCGCTCGACGCGGGCGTGGTCACGCCGCAGTCGACCTTCAGCGACTACGGCGGGCTCACGATCGGCGACTTCACTGTCCACAACGACGAAGAGGAGACGACCGGGACGCAAGACCTGGCCGGCGCCTTCGCGCTCAGCTCGAACGTCGACTTCGCGCAGATCGCGCTGAAGATCGGCGTCGACCGCTGGTTCGAGTACGCGCGCAAGTTCGGCCTCGGCCAGCCGGTCGCGTTCGATCTGCCCGTCTCGCGCGACCGGCTGCCGGCGAAGAAGGACGTCTACGCCGGAATCCTCGCACAGCTCGGCTTCGGACAAGCCTCGCTGCTCGTCACGCCGATGCGGATGGGGCTGATCGGCGCGACGATCGCCGACGAGGGGACGACGCCGCGGCCGTACCTCGTCCGCCGGATCGCCGGGACCCAGACCGCGCTCGCGACGGGGCCCGAGACGCTCGCGCAGCCGATCTCCGCCGACACCGCCCACGAGGTCCGCGACTTGATGATCCAGGTCGTCAAGCGCGGGACCGGAACGGCCGCCCAGCTCCCCGGCGTGACCGTCGCCGGGAAGACCGGGACCGCGACGAACCCGCACGGCCGCTCGCACGCATGGTTCGTCGCCTTCGCTCCGGCCGAGGCGCCGCGCGTCGCGGTCGCGATCGTGATCGAGAACGTCGGGTACGGTGGAACGTATGCCGCCCCGATCGCCCGAGACGTCCTGCGGGTTGCCTTGGCCCGGTCGCGAAGATAA
- the pknB gene encoding Stk1 family PASTA domain-containing Ser/Thr kinase: MNAPTEKIFNNRYRVDGILGNGGMANVYVGTDTLLRRRVAIKVLREQYASDDDFVKRFSYEAQSAAKLSHPNIVNVYDFGREDHSYYIVMELVDGATLGEIMRDERVLPEPVAVDYAIQIASGLAYAHRQGLLHRDVKPANILVTKDDVVKLSDFGIARAVSEHTLGVTQPGMVMGSVAYISPEQAQGHELDERSDLYSVGVVLYQMLTGALPFTGETPVAVALKHVSQDAPPIDPATSGVSPAIASIVQKLLRKEPEARFASATELASALREARERPNAAHASDFADAPTAKFGAIMVPPVAPPPRRSTAPDRPAAGGALVHTVEEHVASGPDRRWILFPALLLLAIAVGFFALRGSLAPAQTITVPEFKDKMASQAQQQLVALGLRPVVTSENSDTVPQDRVIRQDPPANTKVSPNAAVTLVVSGGLPRVQVPDVKGYNVADAQRELQKAKLKAKLLGTFDSSVPADQVIDVNPPSGTSLRQNSTVTLTVSKGIQPITVPSIVGLTVDAARKKLGGLGLGLNIAQQTESDTIPANVVASQNPDPGATTAPSSTVNVIVSTGASTVQVPNVVGNDASAAEETLRNAGFDVARSYTVDAANPTGKISLQQPPQSAKAKKGSKVTIYVSVSGTIPDVTGMTLDQAKSALLDQGYQIGNIAYTNETSLQDGMVVRTEPEAYSALTPGESVNITVQRSGSQ, from the coding sequence GTGAACGCGCCGACGGAGAAGATCTTCAACAACCGTTACCGGGTCGACGGGATCCTGGGCAACGGGGGGATGGCGAACGTCTACGTCGGGACCGACACGCTGCTGCGGAGGCGGGTCGCGATCAAGGTGCTGCGCGAGCAGTACGCGAGCGACGACGACTTCGTGAAGCGCTTCTCGTACGAAGCGCAGTCGGCCGCGAAGCTCTCGCACCCGAACATCGTCAACGTCTACGACTTCGGGCGCGAGGACCACTCGTACTACATCGTGATGGAGCTGGTCGACGGCGCGACGCTCGGCGAGATCATGCGCGACGAGCGCGTGCTGCCGGAACCGGTCGCGGTCGACTACGCGATCCAGATCGCGAGCGGCCTCGCCTATGCGCACCGCCAAGGGCTGCTCCACCGCGACGTCAAGCCGGCGAACATCCTGGTCACCAAGGACGACGTCGTGAAGCTGAGCGACTTCGGGATCGCGCGCGCGGTCTCCGAGCACACGCTGGGCGTCACGCAGCCGGGGATGGTGATGGGGAGCGTCGCCTACATCTCGCCGGAACAAGCGCAAGGCCACGAGCTGGACGAGCGCAGCGACCTCTACTCGGTCGGCGTCGTGCTCTACCAGATGCTGACCGGCGCGCTGCCGTTCACCGGCGAGACGCCGGTCGCGGTCGCGCTCAAGCACGTCTCGCAGGACGCGCCGCCGATCGATCCGGCGACCAGCGGGGTCTCGCCCGCGATCGCCTCGATCGTGCAGAAGCTCTTGCGCAAGGAGCCTGAGGCGCGCTTCGCCTCGGCGACCGAGCTCGCCAGCGCGCTGCGCGAGGCGCGCGAGCGGCCCAACGCCGCCCACGCGTCCGACTTCGCCGACGCGCCGACCGCGAAGTTCGGCGCGATCATGGTGCCTCCGGTCGCCCCGCCGCCCCGCCGCTCCACGGCGCCGGACCGGCCCGCTGCCGGCGGCGCGCTGGTGCACACCGTCGAAGAGCACGTCGCGTCGGGGCCGGACCGCCGCTGGATTCTGTTCCCGGCGCTGCTGCTGCTCGCGATCGCGGTCGGCTTTTTCGCGCTGCGCGGCTCGCTGGCGCCGGCGCAGACGATCACCGTGCCGGAGTTCAAAGACAAGATGGCGAGCCAGGCACAGCAGCAGCTCGTCGCGCTCGGCCTGCGCCCGGTCGTCACCAGCGAGAACAGCGACACCGTTCCGCAAGATCGTGTCATTCGCCAAGATCCGCCGGCGAACACGAAGGTCTCGCCGAACGCGGCCGTCACGCTCGTCGTCTCCGGCGGTTTGCCGCGCGTTCAGGTGCCCGACGTCAAAGGCTACAACGTCGCCGACGCGCAGCGCGAGCTGCAGAAGGCGAAGTTGAAGGCGAAGCTCCTCGGCACGTTCGATTCCTCGGTTCCGGCCGATCAGGTGATCGACGTGAACCCGCCGAGCGGGACATCGCTGCGCCAAAACTCCACCGTGACGCTGACCGTCTCGAAAGGAATTCAGCCGATCACGGTGCCCAGCATCGTGGGGCTGACGGTCGACGCGGCGCGCAAGAAGCTCGGCGGGCTCGGGCTCGGGCTGAACATCGCGCAACAGACCGAGAGCGACACGATCCCCGCCAACGTCGTCGCCTCGCAGAACCCCGACCCCGGCGCGACCACCGCGCCGAGCTCGACGGTGAACGTGATCGTCAGCACCGGCGCGAGCACGGTACAGGTGCCGAACGTCGTCGGCAACGACGCGAGCGCCGCCGAGGAGACGTTGCGCAACGCCGGCTTCGACGTCGCGCGCTCGTACACGGTCGACGCGGCGAACCCGACCGGCAAGATCTCGCTGCAGCAGCCGCCGCAGTCCGCGAAGGCGAAGAAGGGCTCGAAGGTGACGATCTACGTCAGCGTCTCCGGAACCATTCCCGACGTCACCGGGATGACGCTCGACCAAGCAAAGAGCGCGCTGCTCGACCAAGGCTATCAAATCGGAAACATCGCGTACACGAACGAGACCTCGCTGCAGGACGGTATGGTCGTGCGCACCGAGCCGGAAGCGTACAGCGCGCTCACGCCCGGCGAGTCGGTCAACATCACCGTCCAGCGTTCCGGGAGCCAGTGA
- the ruvB gene encoding Holliday junction branch migration DNA helicase RuvB, translating into MSDSVRKRVVGPTDAAADNAEEDRPRIVGADASLEDEVYGATLRPRTFADYVGQEQIVDNLRIAIDAAARRGEPLEHVLFSGPPGLGKTTLANLIARATGGTMRPTSGPTLEKPKDLVGILTALEHGDVLFIDEIHRLGTVVEEYLYPAMEDFQIDFVVDRGAYAKTLKLPLKRFTLVGATTRAGMLSAPLRDRFGIHHHLEYYEPADLQRIVERSARVLEIAIETGGARTIATRSRGTPRVANRLLRRVRDFAEVRAGGVITAEVANEALRREGVDEVGLDRLDRAYLETIAKQYGGGPVGIAAIAATLSEDVETLEDVVEPYLLKSGFVQRTAQGRKTTAGAHAHLKIPLRDGVQPRLL; encoded by the coding sequence ATGAGCGATTCGGTGCGCAAAAGGGTAGTCGGGCCGACCGACGCCGCTGCGGACAACGCAGAAGAAGATCGCCCGCGAATCGTCGGTGCGGACGCGTCGCTCGAAGACGAGGTGTACGGCGCGACGCTGCGGCCGCGCACCTTCGCCGACTACGTCGGCCAGGAGCAGATCGTCGACAACCTGCGGATCGCGATCGACGCCGCGGCGCGCCGCGGCGAGCCGCTCGAGCACGTCCTCTTCTCCGGACCGCCCGGCCTGGGCAAGACGACGCTGGCGAACCTGATCGCGCGCGCGACCGGCGGGACGATGCGCCCGACCTCGGGGCCGACGCTCGAGAAGCCGAAGGACTTGGTCGGTATCCTCACCGCGCTCGAGCACGGCGACGTCCTCTTCATCGACGAGATCCACCGGCTCGGCACCGTCGTCGAAGAGTACCTCTATCCGGCGATGGAAGACTTCCAGATCGACTTCGTCGTCGACCGCGGCGCGTACGCGAAGACGCTCAAGCTGCCGCTCAAGCGCTTCACGCTGGTCGGCGCGACGACGCGCGCGGGGATGCTCTCCGCGCCGCTGCGCGACCGCTTCGGGATCCACCATCATCTGGAGTACTACGAGCCGGCCGACCTGCAGCGCATCGTCGAGCGGAGCGCGCGCGTGCTGGAGATCGCGATCGAGACCGGCGGCGCGCGCACGATCGCGACGCGCAGCCGCGGCACGCCGCGCGTGGCGAACCGCTTGCTGCGGCGCGTCCGCGATTTCGCCGAAGTACGGGCCGGCGGTGTGATCACCGCCGAGGTCGCGAACGAAGCCCTGCGCCGGGAAGGCGTCGACGAGGTCGGCCTCGACCGGCTCGACCGCGCGTACCTCGAAACGATCGCGAAGCAGTACGGCGGCGGACCGGTCGGAATCGCCGCGATCGCCGCGACGCTGAGCGAAGACGTCGAGACGCTCGAGGACGTCGTCGAACCGTACCTGCTCAAGAGCGGCTTCGTGCAGCGCACCGCGCAAGGCCGCAAGACCACCGCCGGCGCGCACGCGCACTTGAAGATCCCGCTGCGCGACGGCGTGCAGCCCAGACTCCTGTGA
- a CDS encoding crossover junction endodeoxyribonuclease RuvC — MSGRRILGVDPGLRTTGYGVVELRDGGLRLVEGGVLQPDPKEPLERRLVQLYDAMVEVVRATRPDCMVVEELWTSYEHPQTAVLMGHARGVLVLAAGAHGVPVQHLAHAEVKRALVGSGAATKAQIKGMVVQLLGLVTPPQPDDVSDALALAIAFANVEAQRGRFAELGVVMPQRRTRAPRLA; from the coding sequence GTGAGCGGACGGCGCATCCTCGGCGTCGATCCGGGTCTGCGCACGACGGGGTACGGCGTCGTCGAGCTGCGCGACGGCGGTTTGCGACTCGTCGAAGGCGGCGTGCTGCAGCCGGATCCGAAAGAGCCGCTCGAGCGGCGGCTGGTGCAGCTCTACGACGCGATGGTCGAGGTGGTGCGCGCGACGCGGCCCGACTGCATGGTGGTCGAGGAGCTTTGGACCTCGTACGAGCACCCGCAGACCGCCGTGCTGATGGGCCATGCACGCGGGGTGCTCGTGCTCGCGGCCGGCGCGCACGGCGTCCCGGTGCAGCACCTCGCGCACGCGGAGGTGAAGCGCGCGCTGGTGGGGTCGGGCGCGGCGACGAAGGCGCAGATCAAGGGCATGGTCGTCCAGCTCCTCGGCCTCGTGACGCCGCCGCAACCCGACGACGTGAGCGACGCGCTCGCCCTGGCAATCGCCTTTGCTAACGTGGAAGCACAACGCGGCCGCTTCGCCGAACTCGGCGTGGTGATGCCCCAGCGCCGCACGCGCGCCCCCCGGCTCGCGTAG